A stretch of Paenibacillus sp. URB8-2 DNA encodes these proteins:
- a CDS encoding M24 family metallopeptidase, with translation MNEALKRLEREMTAEGLDALLVTDPKHVYYLTGFASNPHERFLGLLLVRGEEPVLVVPALDAESAHASSTVSSIVTHSDTDDPYSLLKSRFGAKLGKLGIEKEHVSVARFELLSNAARADGFADIGPLLRRMRAIKSPGEIERMEHAAKLVEEVLRQGLTHVKEGVSEIELVAELEYLMKKLGATGPSFDTMVLSGTNTALPHGVPGSRLIAPGDLLMFDLGVFADGYASDITRTFAVERADSELVRIYDTVLAANEAGIAAAKAGSSYGSVDLAARTVIEEAGYGSYFVHRVGHGLGMDTHEYPSLHGLNEDIMESGNVFTVEPGIYVPGLGGVRIEDEVLVTDGGARTLTRFPKGWTVLEL, from the coding sequence CTGAAACGTCTGGAACGGGAAATGACTGCGGAAGGGCTGGACGCCCTGCTTGTCACCGATCCCAAGCATGTATACTATCTGACCGGCTTCGCCAGCAATCCGCATGAGCGGTTTCTCGGCCTGCTGCTTGTCCGCGGCGAGGAGCCGGTGCTTGTCGTGCCCGCGCTCGACGCCGAGTCGGCGCATGCCTCGTCGACGGTCTCCTCCATCGTGACGCACAGCGACACGGATGATCCGTACAGCCTGCTGAAGAGCCGCTTCGGGGCCAAGCTCGGAAAGCTCGGCATTGAGAAAGAGCATGTCTCCGTAGCGCGCTTTGAGTTACTGTCGAACGCCGCCCGGGCGGACGGCTTTGCCGACATCGGCCCTCTTCTGCGCCGGATGCGCGCCATCAAATCGCCCGGGGAGATCGAGCGGATGGAGCATGCCGCCAAGCTGGTTGAAGAAGTGCTGCGCCAAGGGCTCACCCATGTGAAGGAAGGCGTGAGCGAGATCGAGCTTGTTGCGGAGCTGGAATATTTGATGAAAAAGCTTGGCGCAACCGGTCCCTCTTTCGATACCATGGTGCTGTCCGGGACTAACACCGCCCTCCCGCACGGCGTTCCCGGCAGCCGACTTATCGCGCCGGGCGACCTGCTGATGTTCGATCTCGGCGTATTCGCGGACGGCTATGCTTCCGACATTACCCGCACCTTCGCCGTGGAGCGGGCGGACAGCGAGCTGGTCCGCATCTATGACACCGTGCTGGCCGCTAACGAGGCCGGCATTGCCGCCGCAAAAGCCGGTTCTTCATACGGCTCGGTCGACCTGGCCGCGCGGACCGTTATCGAAGAAGCGGGGTACGGTTCTTATTTTGTTCACCGCGTGGGCCATGGCCTTGGCATGGATACGCATGAATATCCTTCCCTGCACGGCCTGAATGAGGACATCATGGAGAGCGGCAACGTCTTCACGGTGGAGCCTGGCATTTATGTTCCGGGACTGGGCGGCGTGCGGATCGAAGACGAG